The following proteins are co-located in the Nilaparvata lugens isolate BPH unplaced genomic scaffold, ASM1435652v1 scaffold5439, whole genome shotgun sequence genome:
- the LOC120355981 gene encoding uncharacterized protein LOC120355981: SLRTCFFNVPVVECPDERFLEPLENEGLFTAHQAQASSPEDLAFLVVHFSPPEIVKHPKYQRWMHRFASTTNHLIINESNLCKGSIAVHRIQTKLNLLDKQVFPILPLEGVVVAPNHDVTTDNCDVIATRSNDVTTDNSDVVSTPSNGSLQVGSETSSEYMSAVTSVDSSSVTSSDTTVTSSGASDESLEGAVVHSKTFTTVHLRPTKQVDTGDKLLFDKAEYLKEALTEPGIDKVLLELDEKRGQLDASTCHQSIPVWCSWALGPVYLTRLGIQAGYWLISVPIAVCC, translated from the exons AGTTTGAGAACTTGTTTTTTTAACGTTCCAGTTGTGGAATGCCCAGATGAGAGGTTTTTGGAGCCGCTTGAGAACGAGGGACTATTCACCGCTCATCAGGCTCAAGCATCTTCTCCGGAGGATCTGGCATTCCTAGTTGTTCACTTTTCACCGCCTGAAATCGTCAAACATCCCAA GTATCAACGCTGGATGCACAGGTTTGCCTCCACCACCAACCACCTTATAATCAACGAGTCTAACCTGTGCAAAGGCAGTATAGCCGTACACCGCATCCAAACCAAACTGAATCTTCTCGACAAACAAGTGTTCCCCATTCTGCCGCTAGAAGGCGTTGTTGTCGCTCCTAATCATGACGTCACAACTGACAACTGTGATGTCATTGCAACTAGAAGTAATGACGTCACAACTGATAACAGTGACGTCGTCAGTACACCTTCCAACGGATCGCTGCAGGTTGGATCGGAAACTTCGTCGGAGTATATGTCAGCTGTGACGTCAGTGGATTCTTCCTCAGTGACGTCATCGGATACAACTGTGACGTCATCTGGTGCTAGTGATGAGTCTCTTGAAG GCGCAGTTGTCCATAGCAAGACTTTCACAACTGTCCACTTGCGACCCACTAAGCAGGTGGACACTGGAGACAAGCTACTGTTCGACAAGGCCGAATATCTGAAGGAGGCATTGACTGAGCCGGGCATCGACAAAGTGCTACTTGAGTTGGACGAGAAGCGGGGTCAACTGGACGCCAGTACTTGCCACCAGAGTATCCCAGTGTGGTGTTCTTGGGCACTGGGTCCTGTATACCTAACAAGGCTAGGAATACAAGCGGGATATTGGTTAATATCAG